Proteins encoded together in one Lysinibacillus sp. FSL K6-0232 window:
- a CDS encoding amino acid ABC transporter permease produces the protein MNLDFSYMIEVLPAILKYIPITLLMAIIAMIIAVAIGLALALVYKTNFKILIYAANVYISFFRAIPMLVQLFLIYYGLPQLFPVFTKLDAVTAAIIGLGFKQAAFLAEIFRAAFASVEKGQLEACLAGGMSKFQAYRRIILPQALRNALPGTGNTFISLIKETSLAFTLGVVEIFAEAKMQASNSFRYFEAYLTVALVYWAIIVVYTYVQKLIEKYLDRPYKT, from the coding sequence ATGAACTTAGATTTTTCTTATATGATTGAAGTTCTCCCTGCCATTTTAAAGTACATTCCAATCACATTACTTATGGCAATAATCGCAATGATTATTGCCGTAGCTATTGGTTTAGCTTTAGCACTGGTATATAAAACAAACTTCAAAATTTTAATTTACGCAGCCAATGTCTATATTTCCTTCTTCCGAGCAATTCCAATGCTTGTACAGCTATTTTTAATTTACTACGGTTTACCGCAACTGTTCCCTGTTTTTACAAAGCTAGATGCTGTCACTGCCGCTATTATCGGTTTAGGTTTTAAGCAAGCTGCCTTTTTAGCTGAAATTTTCCGTGCAGCCTTCGCTTCTGTTGAAAAAGGACAGCTAGAAGCATGTCTTGCAGGAGGTATGTCAAAGTTCCAAGCATATCGCCGTATTATTTTGCCACAAGCTTTACGCAATGCTCTGCCAGGTACAGGTAATACATTTATTAGCTTAATTAAAGAAACATCCCTTGCTTTTACACTTGGTGTAGTCGAAATTTTTGCAGAGGCAAAAATGCAAGCCTCTAACTCCTTCCGCTACTTTGAAGCCTATTTAACTGTAGCATTAGTATATTGGGCAATTATTGTTGTCTATACGTATGTGCAAAAGCTGATCGAGAAATATTTGGATCGCCCATATAAAACATAG
- a CDS encoding amino acid ABC transporter ATP-binding protein, which translates to MLKVTNLVKSFGALDVLKGISFEIKQGEVLAIIGPSGSGKSTLIRCLNYLEQPQQGIIEIDDARLDAAKPTKKDIQSLRSKTAMVFQNYNLYKNKTALENVTESLIVVKKTPKAEADKIGMQLLSEVGLETKRDNYPVTMSGGQQQRVSIARALAQKPHVILFDEPTSSLDPELVQEVLYVIKKLAEQKITMIIVTHEMDFAREVADHIIFMADGHIVEQGPAKEFFANAQQERTKKFIRQITSESEGAI; encoded by the coding sequence ATGTTAAAAGTAACAAATTTAGTCAAAAGTTTTGGTGCATTAGATGTCTTAAAAGGTATTAGCTTTGAAATTAAGCAAGGTGAAGTGTTGGCAATTATCGGTCCTTCTGGCTCTGGGAAATCGACACTGATCCGCTGCTTAAATTATTTAGAGCAGCCGCAACAAGGCATCATCGAAATTGATGATGCACGTTTAGATGCCGCAAAGCCAACAAAAAAGGATATTCAAAGCCTACGCTCTAAAACAGCAATGGTGTTCCAAAACTATAATTTATATAAAAATAAAACAGCATTAGAAAATGTTACAGAATCATTAATTGTTGTGAAAAAGACACCAAAAGCGGAAGCCGATAAAATTGGTATGCAGCTTTTAAGCGAAGTTGGCTTAGAAACGAAGCGTGATAATTACCCTGTCACGATGTCTGGTGGACAACAGCAGCGTGTGAGTATTGCCCGTGCACTCGCACAAAAGCCGCATGTGATTTTATTTGATGAGCCCACTTCTTCCCTTGACCCAGAGCTTGTGCAAGAAGTATTGTATGTTATTAAAAAATTAGCTGAACAAAAAATAACAATGATTATTGTGACACATGAGATGGATTTTGCACGAGAAGTTGCTGACCATATTATTTTTATGGCGGATGGCCATATTGTGGAACAAGGACCTGCCAAGGAATTTTTTGCAAATGCACAGCAGGAGCGCACGAAAAAGTTTATTCGACAAATTACTTCAGAAAGTGAAGGTGCCATTTGA
- a CDS encoding amidohydrolase, protein MTSISITDDLQQQLIAYRRELHEYPELSMQEFETTKRITNWLQQHGITILTYPLSVGVIAEVRGEQQGPTIAIRADIDALPIEEQTDVPFRSKNAGVMHACGHDFHTASILGTAILLQQQRHLLKGTVRFIFQPSEETAQGAEYVANAGVLEGVEAIFSMHNKPDLPVGTIGIKAGPLMASVDRFELDIIGTGGHAGIPESTIDPIVISSQIVTAFQSIISRNISSFDNSVLSVTKLQAGNTWNVIPEKAELEGTVRTFQATSRATIPQRMKALAEGIATSYGATADFRWFPYLPTVLNDARFTDVLQEAAHISGYQAVEAEMVPAGEDFAFYQERIPGYFVWVGVDGPFGWHHPQYRLNEDAIAVAATYFANLAVSVLKQWQ, encoded by the coding sequence ATGACCTCTATTTCTATAACAGACGACTTACAACAACAATTAATTGCTTATCGACGCGAATTGCATGAGTACCCTGAATTATCCATGCAAGAATTTGAAACAACAAAACGTATTACGAACTGGCTGCAGCAACATGGTATCACGATTTTAACGTATCCATTGAGCGTTGGTGTTATTGCAGAGGTCCGTGGCGAGCAGCAAGGGCCAACCATTGCGATTCGTGCTGATATTGATGCACTGCCAATCGAAGAACAAACAGATGTACCATTCCGCTCTAAAAACGCTGGTGTTATGCATGCTTGCGGACATGACTTCCATACTGCCTCCATTCTAGGAACAGCCATTTTATTACAACAACAGCGCCATTTATTAAAAGGTACTGTGCGCTTTATTTTCCAGCCATCTGAGGAAACTGCACAAGGCGCAGAATATGTCGCAAATGCAGGCGTCTTAGAAGGTGTGGAGGCTATTTTCAGCATGCATAATAAGCCCGATTTACCTGTTGGTACAATTGGTATTAAAGCAGGCCCCTTAATGGCAAGTGTTGACCGTTTTGAATTAGATATTATCGGAACAGGTGGACATGCAGGTATTCCCGAAAGCACAATAGACCCTATTGTGATTAGCAGTCAAATTGTTACTGCATTCCAATCCATTATTAGCCGTAATATCTCTTCTTTCGATAACTCCGTGTTATCTGTAACAAAATTACAAGCAGGTAATACATGGAATGTGATCCCAGAAAAAGCAGAGCTAGAGGGTACTGTACGCACATTCCAAGCCACGTCACGTGCTACTATTCCACAGCGTATGAAAGCATTAGCGGAAGGTATTGCTACAAGCTATGGCGCAACAGCTGATTTCAGATGGTTCCCTTATTTACCAACCGTCCTTAACGATGCACGCTTTACAGACGTACTGCAGGAGGCTGCTCATATAAGTGGTTATCAAGCGGTTGAAGCCGAAATGGTTCCTGCTGGTGAAGATTTTGCCTTTTATCAAGAGCGTATTCCTGGATATTTTGTATGGGTAGGTGTAGATGGGCCATTTGGCTGGCATCATCCTCAATATCGTTTAAATGAGGATGCAATAGCTGTTGCTGCTACTTATTTTGCTAATCTTGCAGTGAGTGTGTTGAAGCAATGGCAGTAA
- a CDS encoding MmgE/PrpD family protein yields MAVNHITRRFVHQLFLKPLDIAAIEDAKRGLIDFVAVTHCGKDDPGVHKLLQLADAGTSKVIGHSIYTSPEQAALINGFMAHALDFDDVHHELRGHPSAVLLPTLFALCDENTTGIRLIQAYAIGVEAMAKLALALSNVHYEKGWHNTSTIGIVGAAIAGAYLIGLTVDDTCRTIGFATTMASGMRVHFGTETKPLHAGIAAKHAIEAIRFAQVGMHVNDNSLEGYIGFLSLYGENTPKKAEALLLDVTSATWRISSPGLWFKLYPCCSGSYFGIDAALQIGPITAEKIEEIHITFSHYSDAALVIREPKTCEEGRFSIEYIVSLILANRPLHLASFLPEPIDSTLQQYMKKVKRSNDLEAVSKYTQIDIRLTDGTQLSARGINPKGSPSNPLTTAELESKLASVTEQADTIIAAIRALNGSKVSSLLQLL; encoded by the coding sequence ATGGCAGTAAACCATATTACAAGGCGCTTTGTTCATCAACTATTTTTAAAGCCTCTAGACATCGCTGCCATTGAAGATGCCAAGCGTGGGCTTATTGACTTTGTCGCTGTCACCCATTGTGGCAAAGATGATCCAGGCGTACATAAATTATTACAGCTTGCTGATGCGGGGACAAGTAAGGTGATTGGTCACTCTATTTATACATCACCTGAGCAAGCTGCTTTAATTAATGGCTTTATGGCACATGCACTAGACTTTGATGATGTACACCATGAGCTACGAGGACATCCGAGTGCTGTATTACTCCCAACATTGTTTGCTTTATGTGATGAAAATACGACAGGTATACGCTTGATACAAGCCTATGCCATTGGTGTAGAGGCGATGGCAAAGCTTGCTCTTGCCCTATCCAATGTTCATTACGAAAAAGGCTGGCATAATACGTCAACGATTGGCATTGTCGGTGCAGCCATTGCAGGTGCATATTTAATTGGCTTAACAGTGGATGATACATGCCGTACAATTGGCTTTGCGACAACAATGGCGAGCGGGATGCGCGTTCATTTCGGTACAGAAACAAAGCCTTTACATGCAGGTATTGCTGCCAAACATGCTATCGAGGCGATTCGTTTTGCACAAGTAGGTATGCACGTAAATGATAATAGCTTAGAAGGCTATATTGGCTTTTTATCGTTATATGGTGAAAATACACCAAAAAAGGCAGAGGCATTATTGTTAGATGTAACATCTGCAACTTGGCGTATCTCCTCACCAGGGCTATGGTTTAAGCTATATCCTTGCTGCTCTGGCTCTTATTTTGGCATTGATGCCGCATTACAAATTGGCCCAATCACTGCTGAAAAAATCGAAGAAATTCATATTACCTTCTCTCATTATAGCGATGCCGCCCTTGTGATTCGTGAACCAAAAACATGTGAGGAAGGCCGCTTTAGCATCGAATATATTGTGTCATTAATTTTAGCCAATAGACCTTTGCATTTAGCTTCTTTTCTACCAGAACCAATTGATAGCACATTGCAACAGTATATGAAAAAAGTAAAGCGCTCCAACGACCTTGAAGCTGTGTCCAAATACACGCAAATAGATATTCGCTTAACAGATGGCACACAATTATCTGCCAGAGGCATTAATCCAAAGGGCTCCCCTTCTAATCCATTAACAACAGCGGAATTAGAGAGCAAGCTCGCTTCAGTTACGGAGCAAGCTGATACGATTATTGCCGCTATCCGTGCATTAAACGGCTCAAAGGTTTCTTCGTTATTACAACTGCTTTAA
- the hemL gene encoding glutamate-1-semialdehyde 2,1-aminomutase has product MTRSYEKSKQAYAEAVQLMPGGVSSPVRAFKSVNMDPIFMESGHGAIIKDIDGNEYIDYVLSWGPLILGHTHPEVVKAIADTAAKGSSFGAPSYTENRLAQLVLDRLPGMEMIRFVSSGTEATMSALRVARGVTGRDKILKFEGSYHGHGDSLLIKAGSGVATLGLPDSPGVPADIARNTLTVAYNDLEGAKVVFEKFGAELAAVIVEPVAGNMGVVPPQPGFLEGLRALTTEHGALLIFDEVMTGFRVDYGCAQGYFNVTPDMTTLGKVIGGGLPVGAFAGKKEIMEQVAPAGPIYQAGTLSGNPLAMTAGYETLSRLDHSTYDYFTKLGDQLETGFREAATKYNIPHTVNRAGSMIGFFFTNEDVVDFASAKTSDLQLFAEYFRLMAEEGIFLPPSQFEGLFISTAHTEEHIAKTVKAFHNVFAQLAR; this is encoded by the coding sequence ATGACACGTTCTTACGAAAAATCAAAACAAGCATATGCAGAAGCTGTACAATTAATGCCAGGTGGTGTGAGTAGCCCGGTGCGTGCATTCAAATCAGTCAATATGGACCCGATTTTTATGGAATCAGGTCATGGTGCTATCATTAAAGATATTGATGGCAATGAATATATTGATTATGTATTGTCTTGGGGACCGCTTATTTTAGGGCATACACATCCAGAGGTAGTGAAAGCCATTGCTGATACAGCTGCAAAGGGTTCTTCCTTTGGCGCACCAAGCTATACAGAAAATCGTTTGGCACAATTAGTGTTAGACCGCCTGCCGGGGATGGAAATGATTCGTTTTGTTTCCTCAGGAACAGAGGCGACAATGTCTGCGTTACGTGTCGCTCGTGGTGTAACAGGGCGTGATAAAATCTTAAAATTCGAAGGCTCTTATCACGGTCATGGTGATTCATTATTGATTAAAGCTGGCTCTGGTGTTGCAACATTAGGTTTACCTGATAGCCCTGGTGTACCAGCAGATATTGCTCGCAATACATTAACAGTTGCCTATAATGATTTAGAAGGGGCAAAAGTAGTGTTCGAAAAATTCGGTGCAGAGCTAGCGGCAGTCATTGTTGAGCCAGTTGCAGGAAATATGGGTGTTGTACCACCACAACCAGGCTTTTTAGAAGGCTTACGTGCCCTTACAACTGAGCATGGTGCATTGTTAATTTTTGATGAGGTTATGACTGGCTTCCGCGTAGACTATGGCTGTGCACAAGGCTACTTTAATGTAACACCTGATATGACGACTTTAGGTAAAGTAATTGGTGGCGGCCTTCCTGTAGGTGCATTTGCAGGGAAGAAAGAAATTATGGAGCAAGTAGCTCCAGCAGGTCCTATTTATCAAGCAGGCACATTATCAGGAAATCCATTAGCGATGACAGCAGGCTATGAAACATTATCACGTTTAGACCATAGCACATATGATTACTTTACAAAGCTAGGCGATCAGCTCGAAACTGGCTTCCGTGAAGCGGCAACGAAATATAATATCCCACATACGGTTAATCGTGCTGGCTCAATGATCGGCTTTTTCTTCACAAATGAGGATGTCGTAGACTTTGCCTCTGCGAAAACATCTGATTTACAGTTGTTTGCGGAATATTTCCGTTTAATGGCGGAAGAAGGTATCTTCCTACCACCATCACAATTTGAAGGCTTATTTATTTCCACAGCTCATACAGAGGAGCATATTGCCAAAACGGTAAAGGCTTTCCACAACGTATTTGCGCAATTAGCGAGATAA
- the hemB gene encoding porphobilinogen synthase: protein MTKLQFQRHRRLRANAAMRAMVKETYLHKEDLIYPIFVIEGNDIKNEVHSMPGVFQFSLDKLEAEIDEVVALGIPAVILFGLPAEKDAVGTGAFHDHGIVQEATRLIKARHPELLVIADTCLCEFTDHGHCGLIEGDQILNDPSLDVLARTAISQAKAGADIIAPSNMMDGFVAAIRAGLDEAGFEHIPIMSYAVKYASSYYGPFRDAADGAPQFGDRKSYQMDPSNRLEAFREAESDIEEGADFLIVKPALSYLDIIRDMKNNYPLPLVAYNVSGEYAMIKAAAINGWIEEKKVVLETLLGMKRAGSDLIITYHAKDVARWLEEK from the coding sequence ATGACAAAACTTCAATTTCAAAGACATCGTCGTTTACGTGCAAATGCTGCGATGCGAGCAATGGTAAAGGAAACATATTTACATAAAGAGGACTTGATTTATCCAATTTTTGTAATCGAAGGCAACGATATTAAAAATGAAGTACATTCAATGCCTGGCGTTTTTCAATTTTCATTGGATAAGCTAGAAGCAGAAATTGATGAGGTTGTAGCATTAGGAATTCCTGCGGTTATTTTATTTGGCTTACCGGCTGAAAAAGATGCAGTTGGAACTGGTGCGTTCCATGACCATGGCATTGTACAAGAAGCGACTCGACTCATTAAAGCACGTCACCCTGAGCTTTTAGTCATTGCAGATACATGCTTATGTGAATTTACAGATCATGGGCATTGTGGCTTAATTGAGGGCGACCAAATTTTAAATGACCCTTCATTGGATGTTTTAGCACGTACAGCCATATCTCAAGCAAAAGCTGGTGCAGATATTATTGCACCATCTAATATGATGGATGGCTTTGTGGCTGCAATCCGTGCAGGGTTAGATGAGGCTGGCTTTGAACATATTCCTATTATGTCGTATGCAGTGAAATATGCTTCTAGCTATTATGGCCCATTCCGCGATGCTGCAGATGGTGCGCCACAATTTGGCGATCGTAAATCCTATCAAATGGACCCATCGAATCGTTTAGAGGCATTCCGTGAAGCAGAGTCAGATATTGAAGAGGGCGCAGATTTCTTAATTGTTAAGCCTGCCCTTAGCTACTTAGATATTATTCGAGATATGAAAAATAACTATCCATTACCGCTTGTTGCGTACAATGTTTCAGGGGAATATGCAATGATTAAAGCGGCTGCTATAAATGGTTGGATTGAAGAGAAAAAAGTTGTGCTTGAAACATTATTAGGCATGAAACGTGCAGGCTCTGATTTAATCATTACGTATCATGCAAAAGATGTTGCACGCTGGTTGGAGGAGAAGTAA